A segment of the Microscilla marina ATCC 23134 genome:
CTATTCGATATGGAACAACTTCATATAAATAAATCTATAGTACAACAATTTTATACCGACATAATAGGGCAACAAAATGCCCATGCAGTTGACCGCCTACTGACTGATAGCTACATTCAACACAACCCCATGGTAAAAACTGGCAAGGCAGGCTTATTAGAAACACTAGAGGTGCTCAAAAGTTTGCCTAAAGACGCCAACCAACCAACGCCTGAGCTGGGTATGATCGCAGAGGGTGATTTGGTTTTTACTCATTTTAAGGTGGCTTTTGCCGGACAACAAAAGTTGGTGGCAGAAATGTTTCGTTTAGAAAACGGGCTCATTGCCGAGCATTGGGATGCTATACAAGCTATAGATGATTATGCTTGGGAGCAAGTGGTAAGTATGCCTAACGGGCAACAAGGCGCTCAACCATTGACTGATGTAAGTTACCGAAAAATACAGCAACTATACAATGAAGTGTTGCTACCACAGCAGTACAAAAACCTTGAAAGGTTTTTAGTGGCTCAGG
Coding sequences within it:
- a CDS encoding nuclear transport factor 2 family protein, with protein sequence MEQLHINKSIVQQFYTDIIGQQNAHAVDRLLTDSYIQHNPMVKTGKAGLLETLEVLKSLPKDANQPTPELGMIAEGDLVFTHFKVAFAGQQKLVAEMFRLENGLIAEHWDAIQAIDDYAWEQVVSMPNGQQGAQPLTDVSYRKIQQLYNEVLLPQQYKNLERFLVAQVTLHAPDVTQGVDHWVARHRKYQVDKVHRVITEGNMVAVQSSGVVDDKAHVIYAMYCLNKEANITKQWLTMQAIPMQMAHNNGMI